Proteins co-encoded in one Cellulosilyticum sp. I15G10I2 genomic window:
- the rpsF gene encoding 30S ribosomal protein S6, translated as MKNYELAIVLFSTLSEEEKLGTLEKVKDLIVRFGGEIKNVDDWGKRKLAYEIDKQKEGFYYFIQFNGETSTPAEVESRINIMEPVLRYLIISLEDK; from the coding sequence ATGAAAAATTACGAATTAGCAATTGTGTTGTTTTCAACATTAAGCGAAGAAGAAAAGTTAGGAACACTTGAAAAAGTAAAAGATCTTATTGTACGTTTTGGTGGAGAAATCAAAAACGTAGACGATTGGGGCAAAAGAAAACTTGCTTATGAAATCGACAAACAAAAAGAAGGGTTTTACTATTTCATCCAATTTAATGGAGAGACTTCTACTCCAGCAGAAGTAGAAAGCAGAATTAACATTATGGAACCAGTTCTTCGTTATTTAATCATATCTCTCGAAGATAAATAG
- a CDS encoding single-stranded DNA-binding protein — translation MNKVILMGRLTRDPEVRYSQSATPVAVARYGLAVRRQFARQGEQDVDFFNIVSFGKAGEFAEKFFRKGQMVSIVGRLQVNTWEDQQKVKHTSVDVVAEEQHFAESRTSSESRGVMVDSPISSPGTAPSSGNSVEGFMPTQIEEDDDLPF, via the coding sequence ATGAATAAAGTAATATTAATGGGACGCTTAACAAGAGATCCGGAAGTGCGTTACTCACAGTCTGCAACACCTGTTGCAGTTGCAAGATATGGACTAGCTGTTAGAAGACAATTTGCCAGACAAGGTGAACAGGATGTAGATTTTTTTAATATTGTATCATTTGGAAAGGCTGGAGAATTTGCAGAAAAGTTCTTTAGAAAGGGACAAATGGTTTCTATTGTTGGAAGACTACAAGTTAACACTTGGGAAGATCAGCAGAAAGTTAAACATACATCAGTAGATGTAGTGGCAGAAGAACAACATTTTGCAGAAAGCAGAACATCTTCAGAATCCCGAGGTGTAATGGTAGATTCACCTATAAGCTCACCAGGAACAGCTCCCTCTTCAGGCAATTCAGTAGAAGGCTTTATGCCGACTCAAATCGAAGAAGATGATGATTTACCATTTTAA